CGCCTAATCTTCTACTAGAAGCAATCGCTTGCAATCCAGCGACTCCCGCTCCGATAATCAACACGGAAGCAGGTGTAATTGTCCCGGCCGCCGTAGTAAGCATTGGAAAAAATCTGGCTAAATGAGAAGCTGCGAGCAATACCGCTTTATAACCGGCAACCGTTGCTTGAGAAGAAAGCACGTCCATAGACTGGGCTCTTGTGATTCTTGCAATTGCATCCAAACTTAAAACTTCTACCTTTTTAGAGGCAAGTTTTTGAATTGTTTGTGCGTTCATCGCAGGTTGGAACATTCCTAAATAAATAGTTCCTGGTTTCATTTTTCCTAATGTTGTAGGATCAGCAAGATGGATGCTTACGATGATATTGGACTTACTGATAACGTCTTGACGAGATACAAGATTTGCTCCGGCTTTTTTATAATCTTCATCATGATAATAAGATTGTTCTCCAGCGCCTTTTTCTACAAGTATGGTCGCCCCGATTTTTTTAAGCGCATCTACAATGTCTGGTGTAACGGATACTCTTGTTTCTTCTTTAGATTCTTTTAGAATTCCAATATTCATAATTTATTCCCGGTGATCAATAGTGTTTCCGGACTGGTCGGTAAAGTACGTCCAGAATTTCTTTGTGTAAATTTAATCCAAGTTATTTTTAAAGTATTCGATGGTTTTCCGAATTCCTTCTACAAGAGGAACCTTCGGTTCAAATCCAAGTTGTTGTTTGGCAAGAGTCAAATCCGGTTTTCTACGCGCCGGGTCATCTTGAGGTAGCGGTTTATGAATGATTTTAGAAGAAGAACCAGTTTCTTTTAAAACCAATTCTGCTAATTCACGAACTGTAAATTCTCCGTCGTTTCCTAGATTTACTGGCCCGTTGAAATTTTCAACGTTCATCATTCGAACAATCCCTTCTACCAAATCATCCACATAACAAAAAGAACGAGTTTGATCCCCTTCTCCGTATAATGTTATATCCTCTTTTTTTAGAGCTTGTACGATGAAATTACTAACTACTCTTCCGTCGTCCGGTAACATTCTAGGACCATATGTGTTAAAAATTCGAATCACCCGAATATCAACCTTATGGTTTCTCTGATAATCGAAACAAAGAGTTTCGGCTACCCTTTTACCTTCATCATAACAACTTCTGATTCCAATCGGATTTACGTTTCCCCAATACGTTTCCTTTTGAGGATGTTCCAGTGGATTTCCGTAAACTTCGCTGGTAGAGGCTTGAAGAATTCTCGCCCCTACTCTTTTTGCAAGACCGAGCATATTCATCATTCCTAAAACGTTCGTTTTGATCGTTTTGATCGCGTTCGATTGATAATGTACCGGACTTGCAGGACAAGCCATGTTGTAGATCTGATCTACTTCAAGTTTGATAGGATCGGTTATATCGTGTCTGATAAATTCAAACTTAGAATCATTTAAGAGTTTTTGAATGTTCTTCTTTCTTCCAGTATGCAAATTATCTAAACAAATAACTTCGTTGCCTTCTTTCAAAAGTTTTTCACACAGATGAGAACCTATAAACCCGGCTCCTCCTGTGATCAATATTCTTTGTTTTTTCATAATTCTTCTTTTTCTAAAAACTCCGCTGGTAACGGTTTTCCATTTAGATCCAGTCCTTTACTGAAAAACCATTCCATCACTTCGGGAGTTACTTCTCCGGGAAATGGGACTTCCTTATTTTCGTTCTCGGAAGATTGGAAAAAACCGTCTTGTTGGAATTCTTGTTCCGGGATTACGATCTCTTCCGATTGGAAAACTTTTTTAACCGATACGAATATGATGGATAAGCTAAAAAAAGACCAAAGGAGAGCAATCAAATATCCCAAAACGATTACTGATTTCGGAACTACTTGAGAAGAATTTGCTCCCGTTATCCAAGCCGCCATAATCCCCGCATCCGTATATGCTATGTTCCCAGTAAAATCTAAAAGGTCGTATAAACTATAAAGAGAAATACTCGTTCCTATAAAAACGAGAACGAATCGATTGATTCTAAAATTAAAAATTCCAAGCAATACAAATCCTAAACCCCAAAAAATTCCGGTATATTGTGCAAGGTTTCCAGGTTTGGAATAAGAGATTGTCATCAGTAAAAGAATCGTTCCAAAAGAAATCAAAGTGGGACGTATCATTTTTCCGGAAAAACCTCGGTTTAATAAAAAACCTCCCATTAAACAAGATCCTAAATATCCAGCGGATACTACAAAAATAAAAAATCCACTTCCTGAACTTGCTATGGTTTCTCCGGATTCGTTTCCGTGAAGTTCGATCGTATGAACAGAGCCACCGGTCAACAAAGCAGCGATCGCGTGACCAATTTCATGGATAAATACGATAAAATCTTTTAGATAACCTACAAGATGATGATCCCAAAAAGAAAAAAGCGTGAGCGCTATAGATATAAAAATCGTCAGTCTGAGAAATCGATTTCCCATCGATTTAGTTATCGGCAGTTTTTTTTATTTCCGAAAGAATTTAGAGTTTGTTCCAAACCTTACAAATCAATCTCCTTTGAATCCCAATCGTTCCCACAAAAACGTCATATTGAATGATTTATAGTTTTTTTAGTATTCTTTTGTTAGCGTGAATTCAAAGTAAGAAACTCACGATTCTGAAAAAAATTGGAATCTGAACTTTACAGATCAATTTCTTAATGTGGGAACTACCACTTATTTCCATTTAGAATTTAGACAATTCCCGCTGTCTGAGTTTGAGAAATCACATGGATTATCAAAATAATCTTAGAACGTGGGAACTACCTCAAATCACGATTTTACAAACAAATTCTAAAATTGTAGGAACTATTACTTTTAGAAAATTTTTCTTACGTTCCTGCTCACGTTAAATAACGCGAGTTCGGTATAAGGATCTGTTTCCTAAAATTTCGTTTTATCGTGAAAAATGAATGTGGGAACTCTTACAAAACCTTGAAATTGTCGTAAATACTAAAATTGTGGGAACTACCACTTTTAGAAAATTCTTTCTCATTTTCTAATGCGCACCCATGTTAAATATTCATTTTTTATAGTTAAAATTCGGTGAGAGTTCCTACATTTCAAAGTTCTACCGTAAATTATAGATTTGTGGGAGTTCCTACATTTTTGCGAAACTCAATCTCAGAGTCGTTCGAAAAAGTCAACAAACGGGTTTCATGGTCTAAGTCTGCAAGAGCGCCCGTCGAAAGCGAGATACTGGGCCTTCTTAGCGCCGTCAAATCAAGAATATCGCACTTCGAACTGTCTTATGTTCAGGAATCATACTAATCTTAGTAAGGGGCATTCAACGGCCTTTAAGAAGTCTTAAAATGTTTTAAGATTTCGTATAACTTAGCCGCCTTACGAATGGATTCGTCTACGAGTTGTTTGATTTCTCCGGATGTTCTTGCGATCAATTCCGAACTTTCCGCAATGTTTTGCATAGATAAAGAAATTTCATCAGAAGCCGTTTTTTGAAACCCGGAAGATTCGCTTACGGCTTCACCAAGTTGATTGACTTGATCCGTATTCTTTCTAATCTCTCCCAACTTTTCCGCCTGAGCAAATAAAGATGCTCTCACGATTGTAGCGGAAGAATTTACTTCACCTATATAATCCGTAAGTTGTTTAACAATGGATAAGGATTCTTGAAATTTCTCCGCACCTAAATTAACCGCCTTTGTAGTGTTATCTATTAGATTGACTATGTCTTTGATAGAATCTCTAGTTCGAGAAGCCAATTTTGAAATTTCTTCGGCCACCACACTAAAACCTTTTCCAGCTTCTCCCGCTCTCGCAGATTCGATGGAAGCGTTTAACGATAACAAATTTGTTTTTTCGGAAATAGAAGTAATAATTCCTATAATATTTGAAATTCCGCTCGAATATTCTTTGATCTCATTCATTGCTAAAATTGCTTTTTCAAAAGTTATTTCACTTTGAGAAGCCTTTTCTTTTACGGAAGAAGTTTGAGAAGAAAGGTTATCCATAGATTTAGATACGTTTTGGATCGACTCGTTTACTTTTCCGATTCCGTCGTTGATTGCGGTCAAACCGGTAGATTGTAAATGAATTGATTTTACAATTTCGTCTAACGTCGAAGATAGTTCATGAGAAGCGGACGCGGTTTCTTCCACGGAAGCCGCCTGATTTTGTGTTTTAGATTGAAATTGTTCACTAGACTGAGAAAGATATTGATAGAGTTCCTGATTCTTTTCAAAATTTTCCTTGATTTGAACCAACAAACCCCAAATGCTAATTACAAAAACTCTAAGACTGGAACGAATTTCAAATATTTCGGAACTCCCTTTTTTTTCTGGAATTTCTATGAGGAAGTTACCGGATACAATTTCTTTTTGAATTGAAATAATCTCTCGAATTTCTTTTCGATAATTTAAAATCGTTTTGATCAAAAAAAGAATTCCTATACTTCCGCAAATAACTCCTAACAGAGGTAATACGACCAAACCGTTTCGAATCCATTCGAAATTTGCGAACAATAAAGGAACAAAAACAAGTAAGGCGTACACGATAATCTTTCCGGAAAGTCCCAATTTCTTGAACAATATCTGAATGCCTTCTTCTAATTTCCAGAAGAACGATTTTGTATTTTTTAGTTGAGAGAATAAAATCTCTGCCCTTTGGATTTGATCTTGAGTCGCTTTTTTACGAACGGACATATAACCGGAAATCACACCTTCACTCATCACCGGAGTAACCGTAGCATCTACCCAGTAATGATCCCCAGACTTAGTACGGTTTTTTACGATTCCACTCCAAGGATTTCCGTTCTTAATCGTTTCCCACATCTCTCGAAAAATTTCGGGAGGAACATCCGGATGGCGAATTAAATTATGAGGTTCGCCTAACATTTCCTCTTCGGAAAATCCGCTGATGTTAGCAAAGTCCTGACTTACATACGATATTCTTCCTTTCATATCTGTACGTGAAATCAGAACCGAATTGATAGGTACTTTTATTTCTTGATTTGTAATCGGAAGATTTTTTCTCATGATCCGTTACATCAAAAATAAACCTGAAGTATTTAAAACAAGAAATTCAAATAATGTTTCAAAAGAAAAAAATATAGAATGGCCCTCTCGTCAAATCGAAAACGTATAAAAAACGATCAATAAAAATTGAATATAAATTTTGTTAGAAATTACTTCAAAAACTTATCGTTTTTATTGCATTTAAACTTTTAAAACGAATTTCTGTTTAAATTTTATCTTACTACCCGGACACATGAAAATAGTACCAAGTTATTAACGACCGAATTTACGAAAAAAATAGTATTACTTAAAAAATACCGCAAATTCGGGATTTACTGCATTTTAAAGCAGGACCAAAATATTCAAATTTTTGAAACAATCTAACCCAAGTATTCTATTCATGCGTCCGAGCAGTAAAAATCCATCCCATCACTTAAGGATATCTTTCATTAAATTTTAATGTTTTCCATTTAAATCCAGAATTTGAACTTTAAGTGATATTACTGATTTCTATAAAATTGAGTACTGCAAATCTTGTTTCAGTACAAAACGCAGGTATGTTATTAGAATTGTTGAAAAATTAATTTTCCATCTTGTTTCTATTTCATGAAATGGTCGATCAAAGTAGTTCTGTTAAATGCAACTATGGAATTTTTCAAAAATTCTATTATATAATTCTGAGTAGCTCTAAAATTGATGTAAGCTTATTCTATATAAATCATCATAAAATGAGTAACAGTCAATTTTTTCGTTTGTCATAAATTAAACGATTATTTCAAAAACAAATCGAATATGAGAATTTTTCTACTTAGAACTTAAAGTAGAATCTTTATTACAAAAACCCATTTGAGTACTCTGTTATATAGTTATCTGAAATAATTTTAGTCGTTTTAAATTTTACGAAAAAGAACCGTTTTTTTAAATCTGAAGTTTAAAATAAATTCCAATTTTGTATAAAACCACGTGTCTTGCGGTTATCATAAAATTTTTTATAGAGATTTCAGATAAAAATCTAAATAAAACTTTTCCAGGAATCTTGCCATACCGATCGACAAAAAAAGGATAGGTTTATGAGCATTAAGCTTTCGTTTTTGATTTCGGGTTTAATTCATATTCTATTATTTCTTTTTTATTCCATAACTTTTCTAAAATTTTCAAAGATAGAAAATTTAAAAATTCATCTTAAAAAAGGAACCACTCCGACGGTAACTTTCAGTTTTTTACAAGACGATTCAAATAAAAATTCAAAGTCTTTTATGTCTGAAAATTCGAATAACGAAGGAACTTTAAGAAAGGAAATTGAAAAATTTAAGAACGAAATTCACTTTCCACAAGGCGCTCTGGATCAAAGACTGGAATCGGATTGTTCTTGGGAAGTAAGAATAAAGTCTGGCGGAAAAGGGGAAATTTTAAGAACCCTTCAGCCCTGTAAATATTCGATCTTTGAAGTCGAATTTAATAGAGCCTTAAGAACTTGGAAATTCGATCTTCAAGAGGGAACAAACCTGATCATTCCGGTTTCCTTTAAAATATATGATAGAGAATTCTGACGTTAACGAATGGTATGTTCTTTATACCAATCCTAGGTCCGAGAAAAAGTTAAAACGATTATTCCAAGAAAGAAAGATCGAATGTTTTCTTCCTCTCATTTCTAAAAAGAAAAAATGGTCCGATCGTTGGAAGGTTATCGAAGAACCGATGTATCCTTCTTATATTTTTGTAAAAATTTCGTTCTTTAAAGATCGAGTCAGAATTTTACAATTACCCGGAGCACATCACTTTGTATTTTACTTAGGTAAACCATACGTCATTCCCGAAGAAGATCTTAATTTAGTACAAACCTTTTTAGAAACGTATCCGGATAAAATCCAAGTTGAAATGCAGGAAAAACTTTTGCCGGGTAAAAAGGTTCTCATTCAAGAAGGGCCGTTTACCGGATTTAAAGCCGAAATTATACAAAGAAAAAACGAAGAACAAATCGTCGTTAAATTCCCCGGAATGAATTTGGTGACATCAGTAACTCTAGATATAAAAACGTTAAGACTGGAGGAAACTCTTGGATCCAATTTTTGAAAAGATAGAAAAAGCAATCGATAT
Above is a genomic segment from Leptospira kirschneri serovar Cynopteri str. 3522 CT containing:
- a CDS encoding UDP-glucuronic acid decarboxylase family protein, with amino-acid sequence MKKQRILITGGAGFIGSHLCEKLLKEGNEVICLDNLHTGRKKNIQKLLNDSKFEFIRHDITDPIKLEVDQIYNMACPASPVHYQSNAIKTIKTNVLGMMNMLGLAKRVGARILQASTSEVYGNPLEHPQKETYWGNVNPIGIRSCYDEGKRVAETLCFDYQRNHKVDIRVIRIFNTYGPRMLPDDGRVVSNFIVQALKKEDITLYGEGDQTRSFCYVDDLVEGIVRMMNVENFNGPVNLGNDGEFTVRELAELVLKETGSSSKIIHKPLPQDDPARRKPDLTLAKQQLGFEPKVPLVEGIRKTIEYFKNNLD
- a CDS encoding LIC_10042 family TonB-like protein, with product MSIKLSFLISGLIHILLFLFYSITFLKFSKIENLKIHLKKGTTPTVTFSFLQDDSNKNSKSFMSENSNNEGTLRKEIEKFKNEIHFPQGALDQRLESDCSWEVRIKSGGKGEILRTLQPCKYSIFEVEFNRALRTWKFDLQEGTNLIIPVSFKIYDREF
- a CDS encoding methyl-accepting chemotaxis protein produces the protein MRKNLPITNQEIKVPINSVLISRTDMKGRISYVSQDFANISGFSEEEMLGEPHNLIRHPDVPPEIFREMWETIKNGNPWSGIVKNRTKSGDHYWVDATVTPVMSEGVISGYMSVRKKATQDQIQRAEILFSQLKNTKSFFWKLEEGIQILFKKLGLSGKIIVYALLVFVPLLFANFEWIRNGLVVLPLLGVICGSIGILFLIKTILNYRKEIREIISIQKEIVSGNFLIEIPEKKGSSEIFEIRSSLRVFVISIWGLLVQIKENFEKNQELYQYLSQSSEQFQSKTQNQAASVEETASASHELSSTLDEIVKSIHLQSTGLTAINDGIGKVNESIQNVSKSMDNLSSQTSSVKEKASQSEITFEKAILAMNEIKEYSSGISNIIGIITSISEKTNLLSLNASIESARAGEAGKGFSVVAEEISKLASRTRDSIKDIVNLIDNTTKAVNLGAEKFQESLSIVKQLTDYIGEVNSSATIVRASLFAQAEKLGEIRKNTDQVNQLGEAVSESSGFQKTASDEISLSMQNIAESSELIARTSGEIKQLVDESIRKAAKLYEILKHFKTS
- a CDS encoding UpxY family transcription antiterminator, coding for MIENSDVNEWYVLYTNPRSEKKLKRLFQERKIECFLPLISKKKKWSDRWKVIEEPMYPSYIFVKISFFKDRVRILQLPGAHHFVFYLGKPYVIPEEDLNLVQTFLETYPDKIQVEMQEKLLPGKKVLIQEGPFTGFKAEIIQRKNEEQIVVKFPGMNLVTSVTLDIKTLRLEETLGSNF
- a CDS encoding M50 family metallopeptidase, which produces MGNRFLRLTIFISIALTLFSFWDHHLVGYLKDFIVFIHEIGHAIAALLTGGSVHTIELHGNESGETIASSGSGFFIFVVSAGYLGSCLMGGFLLNRGFSGKMIRPTLISFGTILLLMTISYSKPGNLAQYTGIFWGLGFVLLGIFNFRINRFVLVFIGTSISLYSLYDLLDFTGNIAYTDAGIMAAWITGANSSQVVPKSVIVLGYLIALLWSFFSLSIIFVSVKKVFQSEEIVIPEQEFQQDGFFQSSENENKEVPFPGEVTPEVMEWFFSKGLDLNGKPLPAEFLEKEEL